CGCCGCGTGTTCGTCGGCGGGGAGAGCGCGGGGGCGACGATCGCGAACGACGTGGCGATTCGCGCCGGAGTGAGGCGATTCCGCGGATTGGAGGTTTTGGGGGTTTTCTTAGTTCACCCTTTCTTCGGTAACAACGAGGTGGACAAGGTGTATAAAGTCCTGTGCCCTGCGAGCAGCGCCCGCGACGACGATCCCCGACTCAATCCTGCGATCGATCCGCGGATCGGGGAGATGGCGGGGCGGCGCGTGATGTTCTTCGTTGCGGAGAAGGATCCGCTGAGGGATAGGGGAAGGGCTTACTACCAAGGGTTGAAGAAGAGCAAGTGGAGCGGAGAGGTAGAGATTATGGAGACGGAAGGAGAAGGGCATTGCTTTCATTTTTATAATCCGAACACTGATAAAGCTGCCGCCATAACCGACCGATTACTTGCTTTCTTCGTTGCCGCCTAATTTCATATCATATTAGAGGGATGTATGATTGCTTTGATTTGGGTTGATTTCATCGCTTCCATTTTGAACTCTTTATTCTTACTCTATTTTCATGGGGTTGAGTTTGTAATAATTTTGTTCTATAATCTAACAGTCTTATTTGGGGACCATTCAAACTACATATTGGATTCAACATGAGGaattagtactaataaaaaCTCACACTCAATTACCCAGAAATGTCTGTTCCATTCAACAAATTAAGTATTGTTAAGTTTTGAGAAAGTGTATATACTTATAGCCAAGGATCATTGAACACCAACAAATTGCATTCTCAACCAATGGTTCGTTTTCCAGAGCATTCAGCAAGTAAAATGCCAGAGGTCAATGTTAACAAAAGATCCACTATTGTTCCCAGAAAGAAATAGCTGACACTAATTTGTTGATTTACTACATTCACATAATTAAGAGAAGGCAAATATATTTTGTCTTCTGTTTTATCCTTAATTCATCTCAAATTTATATGAGCACAGCTAAAACCAATTAGCAGCTtaacattttcaattttctaACGGCATAAGAGGCGTGGAAGGGAATTGAAAGTTTAAACCTTAGGGAAGATTAAGACTAGCCTGTACTGTACAGACAGAGGTATCGCAGTTCACAAGTTTAACATCAGCCCCTAAATCCTGTAGATTCTGAGCAAAGTCGCACACAGTTGAACATGgagccacatcatcattttctgaaaataaaatgataaaattgcaTGAATAAAAGAGTAAGAACTAAAGGGTCAATAAACATTTGTAAGACATTAAAAAGAAGACAAACAAAATAGAAGATCACTTCATTGGGAGAGCTGCAATTTGAAACCTACAACTGATGAATGCAGGGATTTCCAATACTCTGCACGTTGGGTACCAAAGCTTACCTAGTAATAAATAAAGCATCCAAACTTGAAGTAACACCTTTTGCAACTAACGATACTAGTTTTGACAATCCAGGCATTCTGAGAATGGAGCGGCGCAAAGCAAATCGAGCACCGAGGTCCTTAGTAAATTCAATAGGATCAGAATCATAGATCTGACCCGAGATGCAGTTTGCAAGAATTCTACTATCCTCCTAAACATAACAACAAAGACAATCACTAGTATAATGTTTTTTATCAACCagtaacaattaaattaattaaaaaactacCAGGCTGAGCTCCATATCAGAACATCCTTCTATAAACTGCACCATAAAGAAGAGAGAATCTGTTATATCAAGAAAATGCACAGCATTCCTAAACATCATAGATTATAGGAATTCTAAGCATAAAGTAATACTGATGCTAAGTCTAACTAGTGTTTCATgtgatttaaattttataaaagcAAGCTTTTGAACCACCGGAGAAGGATGCAAGAACAACAGGACATATTCCACACCTAAGTTCCTATGTGTAAAAAACAGAGAATAATCATCAAATGAGCAACAAAAGTACGAGAGGGAATAATACCCAAATGTACCTACTACTAAACAGAACACTAATTATGAAATGTATAAGCACGGCCATACTTCCACAGTCACAATCCAAATTCTTTTCATCTAATCATGCTAATACAGATTTGAGATACACACTCGGCAGTAAGAATAAGGGcatgctttttttttctttaaaactgCCAAAACTGAAGCTGTGTGAAGAAGAACATAGATAGATGATAGGTAATATGCAAAGCTTAACAAGCTCGCCAAGGACAGAAAACGCCAGTGATGTAGCTCTCTCTGGGATGAACCTGTAGAAATATAGCAGACAGTATCAAAGGCTAATACCGGGCACAtatcaaataaaacaaacatGGAGAAACTATCTACTCCTATATCAGCAATTTCATTGCCTGGTTCAAAATTATGTTTGCTTAAAATCTCATGAGGATATACCACATAAATTTGGTACTAGAATCAATCTGGTTATAAAATTCAAAAGCACTAGTCAGAAGGCTTTAGAATTCTATAATCACCAATCAGTCATTCTACTGTACACTCGAATGCTCAAGCCAATCAGCCATTCAAGCATTAGTCAGAAACTAGCAACTTCTTTCGCAGTTGTACCCGAGCTAATTAAGCTGTAAATTTATCTGAGTTACAAGTTTCAAACCTTACCTTTTAATGTTCGGGCTTTGGCTAGCTCATATCACTAATAAATCATTGAACTAGGGCATTAAAATATGGGGTTGTCTAGTCTTTTCGATTTCGAGTTAGTTTTATCAAATTGCAACCTAATTAGGCTGTAAATTGATCAAGCTACAAGTTTTCAACCTTACCTAAAAATCGATGATAATTAacatagtattttttatttttaagaaccATATATTATCCTAACAATAAAAACCTttattttcttgcaataatcaACAGTTCATGGTTGGGATTTATTGCAATCAAATGATAGGTATGAATGAATTCTActcttatttttcatttacGAGGAGATATAAATAAGCAATTTTTCATGTGTATTTTAGAAcattatgttttatttatttacaattcataatttgtttaattattgatcaTAATAATACAATTAATATGTTAAGTATTTAGGAGTCGAATCTATAAGAAGACATATTAGTAGTACTTTTTATTGTAAATGAGTGACTTTTAATTCTAATTTGCAACTGAAAGTACTCCTTAGTATTGTAACTGAATCATgcttatcaaaataaaaaattgaaaaaagcaAGGAAAAGTCAATGGTAGTGTATAAAAGAAGGTAGCAGCTCGTAGATTGTACTAGTATAAAGGACAAAAAACTATTGTGGTCCAATTACCCAAtcccactttttatattgaaaaaCCAGAATATCACTCCTACTACTATCAGTACAATGCGAATTAATCGGTTCCCTTAATAATTTTTGATAGTGGATGCCACAAAATCAAGAATCTAGAATTAGAAGAAAGTGATTTTGCATACGCCCATGCATCATCATAATCAgtgatcaaataaaaaaaatgtgtgtgTTTAGTTGAAATCAAGAAACACAACCAACCTTCTTTTTGAACATTCATTCTTATTGTAATTTAATTCAATAAGAATAAAATTGAAATGCATCAGATCCAAAGCACGTGCCGACCATTCCTTCCCGGCACACGTCTACACTTGTTGTCTAGTTATCTAGGCACTTTTTTCTTATGCTTCCTCTTTTTCCTTttccagaaaaaaaaagaaactgaAAAGAATCTTATCATAATCATGAGTGATATTTTCACTTGAATTTTGATCTAtacaatgaaataaattttgagGAGAAAAACTAGTCAGGATCCTTATTGGAAATGAATACTCATGGAATACAACCCAAGAAAATCTGACCAATCCAtgattttattcaattatttagtcgattaattaaataaaatactcaCAAAACTAATTGAGAGGTGAAATGTTTTCTATTTTCTGTGTTGTACTATGAAAACTATTCTCTTATCCAAAATTATAAGTAGGATCACTTATGACTTTGAATTTTATGCTAAAATACATGACAAATGAGTAATCAAATGTACAGTACAAAAGACGACTTTTAGTAAAAATACAAAAGTTCAGTTGATATCATATTGTTGTAGACTAAAACGGCATATGTTCTTTGAAAATAAGATGTTTTTGATAATATGAAAAATGTATATTTGCTCAATGCATAAACTGATAAACAAATAATCTAAATTGCTTTCTTATAGTAGTAGTTCTAATTCATATATATCTCTGCTAAAATCTCTgtctttattttattacttaAAAGTATGTTACATTATAGCATATAGGTTGTATGTGGTAGTATAATACAGTAGTAAGATCACATTGAAAATAATATAGAAACAAGGGAAATAATGCAGCCAGAGCTACACAGAGAGAATAAGGGGAGATAGTTTTCAAACATGTGCAACTATTTCTTTAATTACAACTccagagagaaaaagagagagagagagagagagagagagagagtatgtgCAACTTTTTCTTTAATTGCAAGCCCTCATGTTTTGATGTACCTTCATAAGAAAAGCTGAGGAAGAGCCCACAATTATGCTTTTTGATGATTTCTGAAATGGTTcctaaatttgaatttttttttatagtgtataTTTCTTACAAGGGGAGGAAATGGAAGCAGAAGCTCCTAGCTACTTCAATAGTTTTGTAAATTCACCtcacaattgaaaaaaaattaacatgacAATCATTCTCGTGGTTATATAGGGAATCGAGTCATTTAGGATAATCGAAAATAAAAATTGTCCATCaacatataattattttaattaagtgGATGCATATGAGAATCATTTTACCATAGTTACCCTTTGTAATGTGTAGTTTCATAATAAGAGATgttgatttcaatttttagagcgttatttagatttttaattagTTGTATTAGATTCGTGtcattattttttaatgttgtaAATTCGAATCAATAAAGTTttgtgatggagtacgtactaaacaagcccaacagcagtaaagcccatctgcctaaagcccaagaaagagtatcagttcggcatgactaaagagtatcagtccggcatgactaaagagttcagttcggcacaaccaaag
This sequence is a window from Salvia splendens isolate huo1 chromosome 5, SspV2, whole genome shotgun sequence. Protein-coding genes within it:
- the LOC121803311 gene encoding uncharacterized protein LOC121803311 isoform X1 produces the protein MFVLFDMCPVLAFDTVCYISTGSSQRELHHWRFLSLASLLSFAYYLSSIYVLLHTASVLAVLKKKKACPYSYCRFIEGCSDMELSLEDSRILANCISGQIYDSDPIEFTKDLGARFALRRSILRMPGLSKLVSLVAKGVTSSLDALFITRK
- the LOC121803311 gene encoding uncharacterized protein LOC121803311 isoform X2, whose amino-acid sequence is MKRIWIVTVEFIEGCSDMELSLEDSRILANCISGQIYDSDPIEFTKDLGARFALRRSILRMPGLSKLVSLVAKGVTSSLDALFITRK